One region of Acidovorax sp. T1 genomic DNA includes:
- a CDS encoding DsbC family protein: MQLIPTLLAAATFALSFTASAQEAAIRKTLAERIPQMEKIDEVRTTAMPGLYEVRIGTDLFYTDAKGNYVIQGELIDTKARRNLTEDRINKLTAVDFAALPLKDAFTIVRGDGKRKLAVFEDPNCGYCKRFERDLQNVDNITVYLFLYPILSPDSAEKSRNIWCAKDRATTWHDLMLRDKTPNTASCDTSALQRNLAFGKKYKITGTPTLIFANGARVPGAISAQDVEKRLAEAGGAPSSN, from the coding sequence ATGCAATTGATTCCCACCCTGCTGGCTGCAGCCACTTTCGCCCTGAGCTTTACCGCCTCCGCCCAGGAAGCCGCCATCCGTAAAACGCTGGCCGAACGCATTCCGCAAATGGAAAAAATCGACGAGGTCCGCACCACGGCCATGCCGGGCCTGTATGAAGTGCGCATCGGCACCGACCTTTTCTACACCGATGCCAAGGGCAACTACGTCATCCAGGGCGAACTGATCGACACCAAGGCACGCCGCAACCTGACCGAAGACCGCATCAACAAACTCACTGCGGTGGATTTTGCGGCGTTGCCCCTGAAGGATGCCTTCACCATCGTGCGTGGCGATGGCAAACGCAAGCTGGCGGTGTTTGAAGACCCGAACTGCGGCTATTGCAAGCGTTTCGAGCGAGACCTGCAAAACGTGGACAACATCACGGTCTATCTGTTTCTGTATCCCATCCTGAGCCCCGACTCAGCAGAAAAATCCCGCAACATCTGGTGCGCCAAAGACAGGGCGACCACCTGGCACGACCTCATGCTGCGCGACAAGACGCCCAACACGGCCAGCTGCGACACCAGTGCCCTGCAGCGCAATCTTGCATTCGGCAAAAAATACAAGATCACCGGGACCCCCACGCTGATTTTTGCGAACGGCGCGCGCGTTCCCGGCGCCATCAGCGCCCAGGATGTGGAAAAGCGCCTGGCGGAAGCCGGCGGCGCCCCGAGCAGCAACTGA
- a CDS encoding M61 family metallopeptidase: MPTTRPPATQAPVHYRVEAADLHARLFTITLTVAQPQAQQELSLPVWIPGSYLVREFSKNLQRLVAQQGRRAVPLVQLDKHRWQANCRTDRPLVLTYEVCAYDTSVRTAWLDASRGFFNGTSLCLRVHGQEDAPHALDIASTAATAHWSVATGLTPQAVDKKGFGVYAAGHYDELVDCPVEMGTFWSGQFTACGVPHRFVVAGAAPSFDGKRLLADTQKICETAIRFWHGKGKPPIKNYLFMLNAVHDGYGGLEHRNSTALICGRRDLPRTGEARASDGYTTLLGLISHEYFHTWNVKRLRPAEFSRYDYSQENYTQLLWFFEGFTSYYDDLLLRRAGLIDDATYLKLLAKATNQVLQTPGRTVQTVAQASFDAWVKYYRQDENTPNATVSYYTKGSLVALCLDLTLRREGKTTLDDVMRALWKRCAGGPMSEADLRAELATLAGRSFDTELDQWVHSTAELPLDELLAAHGVALQPEQPQLAQRLGLRVTENHSVQIKTVLRGGPAEKAGLAAGDEWLGLDVQGQGWRIARLEDVAFYAGQATQITAVVARDGRLLQLPLTLPAIAPATSKPAGQRSRKAPAATPDTISLTATGSAALRRWLTGTAAP; encoded by the coding sequence ATGCCCACCACCCGCCCCCCCGCCACGCAGGCCCCCGTTCATTACCGCGTGGAAGCCGCCGACCTGCATGCACGCCTGTTCACCATCACGCTCACCGTGGCGCAGCCCCAGGCGCAGCAGGAGTTGTCGCTTCCTGTCTGGATACCGGGCAGCTACCTGGTGCGCGAATTTTCCAAAAACCTTCAGCGGCTGGTGGCACAGCAGGGGCGGCGCGCTGTTCCACTGGTCCAGCTCGACAAGCACCGCTGGCAGGCCAACTGCCGCACCGACCGGCCCCTTGTGCTGACTTACGAAGTGTGCGCTTACGACACCTCGGTACGCACGGCATGGCTGGATGCCTCGCGCGGCTTCTTCAACGGCACCAGCCTGTGCCTGCGGGTGCACGGGCAGGAAGACGCGCCCCACGCGCTCGACATCGCCAGTACGGCGGCCACTGCGCACTGGTCCGTCGCCACGGGCCTCACGCCGCAAGCCGTCGACAAGAAGGGCTTTGGGGTTTATGCAGCAGGCCACTATGACGAACTGGTGGATTGCCCGGTCGAAATGGGCACCTTCTGGAGTGGCCAATTCACGGCCTGTGGCGTGCCCCACCGCTTCGTGGTGGCCGGGGCCGCGCCCTCTTTTGACGGCAAGCGCCTGCTGGCCGACACCCAAAAGATCTGCGAGACCGCCATCCGCTTCTGGCACGGCAAGGGCAAGCCGCCCATCAAGAACTACCTGTTCATGCTCAATGCCGTTCACGACGGCTATGGCGGCCTGGAGCACCGCAACTCCACGGCCCTGATTTGCGGCCGGCGCGACCTGCCCCGCACAGGCGAGGCGCGCGCCAGCGATGGCTACACCACCCTGCTCGGACTCATCAGCCACGAATACTTTCACACCTGGAACGTCAAGCGCCTGCGCCCAGCAGAGTTTTCTCGCTACGACTACAGCCAGGAAAACTACACCCAGCTGCTGTGGTTCTTCGAGGGGTTCACCAGCTATTACGACGACCTGCTGCTGCGCCGCGCTGGCCTGATCGACGATGCCACCTACCTCAAGCTGCTGGCCAAGGCCACCAACCAGGTCCTGCAGACACCGGGCCGCACCGTGCAGACGGTGGCGCAGGCCAGTTTCGATGCCTGGGTGAAGTATTACCGCCAGGACGAAAACACCCCCAACGCCACGGTGAGCTACTACACCAAGGGCTCACTGGTCGCCCTGTGCCTGGACCTGACTCTGCGCCGTGAAGGCAAGACCACGCTCGACGACGTGATGCGCGCCCTGTGGAAACGCTGCGCCGGTGGCCCCATGAGCGAGGCCGATCTGCGCGCCGAACTGGCCACGCTGGCGGGGCGGTCTTTTGACACAGAACTCGACCAGTGGGTGCACAGCACCGCCGAACTCCCGCTGGACGAGCTGCTGGCCGCCCACGGCGTGGCACTCCAACCCGAGCAGCCCCAGCTGGCGCAGCGCCTGGGCCTGCGCGTCACGGAAAACCACAGCGTGCAGATCAAGACCGTGCTGCGCGGCGGGCCCGCCGAAAAGGCAGGCCTGGCCGCTGGTGACGAATGGCTGGGCCTGGATGTACAAGGCCAGGGCTGGCGGATTGCCCGGCTGGAGGATGTGGCGTTCTATGCCGGCCAAGCCACTCAGATCACCGCCGTGGTGGCGCGCGATGGCCGCCTGCTGCAGTTGCCACTGACCCTGCCGGCCATTGCCCCCGCCACGTCCAAGCCGGCAGGGCAGCGCAGCCGCAAGGCACCTGCGGCAACGCCAGACACCATCAGCCTCACCGCAACCGGCAGCGCCGCGCTGAGGCGTTGGCTGACCGGAACGGCAGCGCCATGA
- a CDS encoding enoyl-CoA hydratase, giving the protein MAYETIEVRTEADKVGVITLNRPKQLNALNDQLMNELGEALKAFDADEKIGCTIITGSEKAFAAGADIGAMAKYSFADAYKGDYITRNWETIRSIRKPVIAAVSGFALGGGCELAMMCDFIIAADNAKFGQPEIKLGVIPGAGGTQRLPRAVGKAKAMDMALTARMMDAVEAERAGLVSRVVALDKLMEEALGAALTIANFSQIAVMAAKESVNRAFESSLSDGVMFERRLFHALFATQDQKEGMDAFVNKRAANFTHQ; this is encoded by the coding sequence ATGGCCTACGAAACCATTGAAGTTCGCACCGAAGCGGACAAGGTTGGCGTCATCACGCTCAACCGCCCCAAACAACTCAATGCCCTGAACGACCAGCTCATGAACGAGCTGGGCGAGGCGCTCAAGGCTTTTGACGCCGATGAAAAGATCGGCTGCACCATCATCACGGGCAGCGAAAAGGCGTTTGCGGCGGGTGCCGACATTGGCGCCATGGCCAAATACAGCTTTGCCGACGCCTACAAGGGCGACTACATCACCCGCAACTGGGAAACCATCCGCTCCATCCGCAAACCCGTGATTGCCGCCGTGAGCGGCTTCGCACTGGGCGGCGGCTGCGAACTGGCCATGATGTGCGACTTCATCATCGCCGCCGACAACGCCAAGTTCGGCCAGCCCGAAATCAAGCTCGGCGTCATTCCCGGCGCGGGCGGCACGCAGCGCCTGCCGCGCGCGGTGGGCAAGGCCAAAGCCATGGACATGGCCCTCACCGCGCGCATGATGGACGCGGTGGAAGCCGAACGCGCCGGCCTGGTGAGCCGCGTGGTCGCCCTGGACAAGCTGATGGAAGAAGCCCTGGGCGCTGCCCTGACCATTGCGAACTTCTCGCAGATCGCCGTCATGGCGGCGAAGGAGTCGGTGAACCGGGCCTTCGAGAGCTCCCTGTCCGATGGCGTGATGTTTGAGCGCCGCCTGTTCCATGCGCTGTTCGCCACCCAGGACCAGAAGGAAGGCATGGATGCTTTTGTGAACAAGCGCGCGGCGAACTTCACCCACCAGTAA
- the miaB gene encoding tRNA (N6-isopentenyl adenosine(37)-C2)-methylthiotransferase MiaB — translation MSKKVFIKTFGCQMNEYDSDKMADVLGAAQGYEATQNVDEADLILFNTCSVREKAQEKVFSDLGRIKHLKEKGVLIGVGGCVASQEGAEIIKRAPYVDVVFGPQTLHRLPEMLNQRARLNKPQVDISFPEIEKFDHLPPARVEGASAFVSIMEGCSKYCSYCVVPYTRGEEVSRPFDDVLVEVAGLADQGVKEITLLGQNVNAYLGKMGDTAEIADFALLLEYVADIPGIERIRYTTSHPNEFTPRLIEAYANIPKLASHLHLPVQHGSDRILMAMKRGYTAMEYKSTVKKLRAIRPDLAMSSDFIVGFPGETEDDFNKMMKLIDDIHFDNSFSFIFSPRPGTPAAGLHDDTPHDVKLRRLQHLQSVINANIKSISESRVGTVQRILVEGASKRDATELMGRTECNRVVNFVGQPRLVGQMVDVSITEAKAYTLRGEVLVRENA, via the coding sequence ATGTCCAAAAAAGTCTTTATCAAAACCTTCGGCTGCCAGATGAACGAGTACGACTCGGACAAGATGGCCGACGTGCTGGGCGCCGCCCAGGGTTACGAAGCCACGCAAAACGTGGATGAAGCCGACCTGATCCTGTTCAACACCTGCTCGGTGCGCGAAAAGGCGCAGGAAAAGGTCTTCAGCGACCTCGGGCGCATCAAGCACCTCAAGGAAAAGGGCGTGCTCATCGGCGTGGGCGGCTGCGTGGCCAGCCAGGAGGGTGCCGAGATCATCAAGCGCGCGCCTTATGTGGATGTGGTGTTTGGCCCGCAAACCCTGCACCGCCTGCCCGAGATGCTGAACCAGCGTGCGCGCCTGAACAAGCCCCAGGTGGACATCAGCTTCCCCGAGATCGAGAAATTCGACCACCTGCCGCCTGCACGGGTCGAGGGCGCATCGGCCTTTGTATCGATCATGGAAGGCTGCAGCAAATACTGCAGCTACTGCGTGGTGCCCTACACGCGCGGCGAAGAAGTGAGCCGCCCGTTTGACGACGTGCTGGTCGAAGTGGCGGGCCTGGCCGACCAGGGCGTGAAAGAAATCACCCTGCTGGGTCAGAACGTCAACGCCTACCTGGGCAAGATGGGCGACACGGCAGAAATTGCCGACTTCGCCCTGCTGCTCGAATACGTGGCCGACATCCCGGGCATTGAGCGCATCCGCTACACCACCAGCCACCCCAACGAGTTCACGCCCCGGCTGATCGAGGCCTACGCCAACATCCCCAAGCTGGCCAGCCACCTGCACCTGCCGGTGCAGCATGGCAGCGACCGCATCCTGATGGCCATGAAGCGCGGCTACACCGCCATGGAATACAAGAGCACGGTGAAGAAGCTGCGCGCCATCCGCCCTGACCTGGCGATGAGCAGCGATTTCATCGTGGGCTTCCCCGGCGAGACGGAAGACGACTTCAACAAAATGATGAAGCTGATTGACGACATCCACTTCGACAACAGCTTCAGCTTCATCTTCAGCCCCCGCCCCGGCACACCGGCGGCGGGCCTGCACGACGACACGCCGCACGATGTGAAGCTGCGCCGCCTGCAGCACCTGCAATCTGTCATCAACGCCAACATCAAGTCCATCAGCGAAAGCCGCGTGGGCACGGTGCAGCGCATTCTGGTGGAAGGCGCCTCCAAGCGCGACGCCACCGAGCTGATGGGCCGCACCGAATGCAACCGCGTGGTCAACTTTGTCGGCCAACCCCGCCTGGTGGGGCAAATGGTGGATGTGAGCATCACTGAAGCCAAGGCCTACACACTGCGCGGCGAGGTGCTGGTGCGCGAAAACGCTTGA
- the ffh gene encoding signal recognition particle protein has protein sequence MASALTDKLTRLVKEMRGQARITESNVTDMLREVRMALLEADVALPVVRDFIARVKDKALGQEVLGSLKPGQTLVSIVNRELAATMGEGVADINLAAQPPAVILMAGLQGAGKTTTTAKLAKHLIEKRKKKVLTVSGDVYRPAAIEQLKTVTRQAGAEWFPSTPDQKPLDIALAALDYAKKHYFDVLLVDTAGRLAIDEALMKEIKDLYAALNPVETLFVVDAMQGQDAINTAKAFKEALPLTGIVLTKLDGDSRGGAALSVRQITGAPIKFAGVSEKLDGLEVFDAERHAGRILGMGDIVALVEQVTAGVDIEAAQKLAAKVKSGDGFDLNDFLSQIQQMKQMGGLSSLMDKLPSQLTAKAGALDMDKAEKDIKRKEGIIQSMTPLERRKPELIKATRKKRIANGAGVHVQEVNRLLKEFEQMQGMMKKMKGGGLMKMMKKMGGMKGLGGGMPKMPF, from the coding sequence ATGGCATCCGCCCTTACCGACAAACTCACGCGCCTCGTCAAGGAGATGCGTGGCCAGGCCCGCATCACCGAGTCCAACGTTACGGACATGTTGCGCGAGGTGCGCATGGCCCTGCTCGAAGCCGACGTGGCCCTGCCCGTGGTGCGCGACTTCATTGCCCGCGTCAAGGACAAGGCGCTGGGCCAGGAGGTGCTGGGCTCGCTCAAACCCGGGCAGACGCTGGTCAGCATCGTCAACCGCGAACTCGCCGCCACCATGGGCGAGGGCGTGGCCGACATCAACCTGGCCGCCCAGCCGCCTGCCGTGATCCTGATGGCCGGCCTGCAGGGCGCGGGCAAAACCACCACCACCGCCAAGCTGGCCAAGCACCTGATCGAAAAGCGCAAGAAGAAGGTGCTGACCGTGTCCGGCGACGTGTACCGCCCAGCCGCCATCGAGCAACTCAAGACGGTGACCAGGCAGGCCGGTGCCGAGTGGTTCCCCAGCACGCCCGATCAGAAGCCGCTCGATATCGCTCTGGCCGCCCTCGACTACGCCAAGAAGCATTACTTTGATGTGCTGCTGGTGGACACCGCGGGCCGCCTGGCCATCGATGAAGCCTTGATGAAGGAAATCAAGGATCTGTATGCCGCGCTGAATCCGGTCGAAACCCTGTTCGTGGTCGATGCCATGCAGGGCCAGGACGCCATCAACACCGCCAAGGCTTTCAAGGAGGCGCTGCCGCTGACCGGTATCGTGCTGACGAAGCTCGATGGTGATTCGCGTGGCGGTGCCGCACTGTCGGTGCGCCAGATCACGGGGGCACCCATCAAGTTTGCCGGGGTGTCCGAAAAGCTCGATGGCCTGGAAGTGTTCGACGCCGAGCGCCACGCCGGCCGCATCCTGGGCATGGGCGACATCGTGGCGCTGGTTGAGCAGGTGACTGCGGGCGTGGACATCGAAGCCGCCCAGAAGCTGGCTGCCAAGGTCAAGAGCGGCGACGGCTTTGATCTGAACGACTTTCTCTCGCAGATCCAGCAGATGAAGCAGATGGGCGGTCTGTCCAGCCTGATGGACAAGCTGCCGTCTCAGCTGACCGCCAAGGCCGGTGCCCTGGACATGGACAAGGCCGAAAAAGACATCAAACGCAAGGAAGGCATCATCCAGAGCATGACGCCCTTGGAGCGCCGCAAGCCCGAGCTCATCAAGGCCACGCGCAAGAAGCGCATCGCCAATGGTGCGGGCGTGCATGTGCAAGAGGTCAACCGCCTGCTCAAGGAGTTCGAGCAGATGCAGGGCATGATGAAAAAGATGAAGGGCGGCGGCCTGATGAAGATGATGAAGAAGATGGGCGGTATGAAAGGCTTGGGCGGTGGCATGCCCAAGATGCCGTTCTGA
- a CDS encoding cytochrome C assembly family protein — translation MILPSASPASWLLALAAAAAYAVSAAASSRLSATAARNALLLAWVLHAAVLVWGLWGEAPRFGFAPALSMTAWLVLTMYAVERQLFPQLQARWILAMLGAAAIVLSLLFPGQPLHVAASAWLPLHLALGIACYGLFAAAVVHAWLMTRAERHIRQAADPQNGIPLLTLERLTFRFVTAGFVLLTATLLAGWLFGETLYGHAGRWDHKAIFSLLSWITFAALLLGRSRFGWRGRNAVRMLYAGAGLLLLAYVGSRFVMEVVLGRNA, via the coding sequence ATGATTTTACCCAGTGCTTCCCCTGCCAGTTGGCTATTGGCCCTGGCAGCCGCTGCCGCGTATGCCGTGTCGGCGGCGGCGTCCTCGCGCCTGAGCGCCACCGCAGCGCGCAACGCGCTGCTGCTGGCGTGGGTGCTGCACGCCGCCGTGCTGGTGTGGGGTCTATGGGGCGAAGCCCCCCGCTTCGGTTTCGCGCCCGCGCTGTCGATGACCGCGTGGCTGGTGCTCACCATGTATGCCGTGGAGCGGCAGCTTTTCCCACAGTTGCAGGCCCGCTGGATCCTGGCGATGCTGGGCGCGGCGGCCATCGTGCTGAGCCTGCTGTTTCCTGGCCAGCCCCTGCATGTGGCCGCTTCGGCCTGGCTGCCGCTGCACCTGGCACTGGGCATTGCCTGCTACGGACTTTTCGCCGCGGCGGTAGTGCATGCTTGGCTCATGACACGCGCCGAGCGCCATATCCGCCAGGCCGCAGACCCGCAAAACGGCATCCCGCTGCTCACGCTGGAGCGGCTCACCTTCCGCTTCGTGACCGCCGGCTTCGTGCTGTTGACGGCCACCCTGCTGGCTGGCTGGCTGTTTGGGGAAACGCTTTACGGGCATGCAGGGCGTTGGGACCACAAGGCGATCTTCTCGCTGCTGTCATGGATCACCTTTGCGGCCCTGCTGCTGGGCCGCTCGCGCTTTGGCTGGCGGGGGCGCAATGCTGTGCGCATGCTCTACGCTGGCGCCGGGCTTTTGTTGCTGGCCTATGTGGGTTCGCGCTTCGTGATGGAAGTCGTATTGGGTCGCAACGCATGA
- a CDS encoding PP0621 family protein, producing MKYLVLLVVLVVAVGIWRSRRPTASGAAKAAPRPPALPQDMVACDHCGLHVPRTEALMLGQHAYCCAEHRRQHSA from the coding sequence ATGAAATACCTCGTTTTGCTGGTGGTTCTGGTGGTGGCCGTGGGCATCTGGCGCAGCCGCCGCCCCACCGCATCCGGCGCCGCAAAGGCAGCGCCCCGCCCGCCCGCCCTGCCGCAGGACATGGTGGCCTGCGACCACTGCGGGTTGCATGTGCCACGCACTGAGGCCCTGATGCTGGGGCAGCACGCCTACTGCTGCGCCGAGCACAGGCGCCAACACAGCGCCTGA
- a CDS encoding ATP-binding protein: MPLLPAGLSLSAVDAPFVRLWRGFLTGRVMVALALLFLQGLGQFINLGAEPAVLAVCLAYLAATVAERALTGRAPPQPAAGPQWLPFIGVDLAAVCALQLLQAGTMNYTPLFGLPILMAAVLGTLTLALGTTAGVTLLLLAWAWWQGQHNGGDDAARYLQSALTGTGFFIISYLVHQLSVRLAREQQLAQQSQLAARVQSQVNALVIEHLTDGVLVLDSQDMVRIANPAALLLLGGPSALKPPFALDDSPAWQPLVRLAQRTFRQDQPVTADTDLFHPGQSPTGLHVRTWLTAARHESLQEAGERLCVMFLHDLRELEARLRTEKLASMGRMSAAVAHEIRNPLAAIVQANALLEEDLHDPGQKRLAQMVRQNAERLARIAEEVLDIARVQHQISHAPASTLMLDESVAQICADWQRHDPAQRRATISLMAQGAQIEFDTEHLRRVLFNLLDNALRYKSQENDSLIITTRVSPSGPISLQVWSDGAPMDKSVERHLFEPFFSSESRSSGLGLYICRELCQRHGASIGYQRLVYATARGKIGGNAFTVGFRRNTRPAENATLFDTIVV, from the coding sequence ATGCCTCTCCTGCCCGCCGGCCTTTCTCTTTCTGCCGTCGATGCCCCTTTTGTGCGCCTGTGGCGGGGGTTCCTGACCGGCCGCGTCATGGTCGCGCTGGCACTGCTTTTTTTGCAGGGCCTGGGCCAGTTCATCAACCTGGGAGCCGAGCCGGCCGTGCTGGCGGTGTGCCTGGCCTATCTGGCAGCCACCGTGGCCGAGCGCGCCCTGACAGGCCGCGCCCCTCCGCAGCCCGCGGCGGGCCCGCAATGGCTCCCGTTCATCGGCGTGGATCTGGCGGCCGTGTGCGCCTTGCAGTTGCTGCAGGCCGGCACGATGAATTACACGCCCCTGTTCGGCCTGCCCATCCTGATGGCGGCTGTGCTGGGCACGCTGACCCTGGCCCTGGGCACGACGGCGGGCGTCACCTTGTTGTTGCTGGCCTGGGCCTGGTGGCAGGGCCAGCACAACGGGGGCGATGACGCCGCGCGCTATCTCCAGAGCGCCCTGACAGGCACCGGCTTTTTCATCATCAGCTACCTGGTGCACCAGCTGTCGGTGCGACTGGCGCGCGAACAGCAGCTGGCCCAGCAAAGCCAGCTGGCCGCGAGAGTGCAGTCCCAGGTGAACGCGCTGGTGATCGAGCATCTCACCGACGGCGTGCTGGTGCTGGACAGTCAGGACATGGTGCGGATTGCCAACCCTGCCGCACTGCTGTTGCTGGGCGGCCCCAGCGCGCTGAAGCCCCCTTTTGCCCTGGACGACAGCCCCGCCTGGCAACCGCTGGTACGACTGGCGCAACGCACGTTTCGCCAGGACCAGCCCGTCACGGCCGACACAGACCTGTTTCACCCCGGGCAGAGCCCCACCGGGCTGCATGTGCGCACCTGGCTGACCGCCGCGCGCCATGAATCCCTGCAAGAGGCCGGCGAGCGCTTGTGCGTGATGTTCCTGCACGATCTGCGCGAGCTCGAGGCCCGTTTGCGCACCGAAAAGCTGGCCTCCATGGGCCGCATGTCCGCTGCCGTGGCCCACGAAATACGCAACCCGCTGGCGGCCATTGTCCAGGCCAATGCCTTGCTCGAAGAGGATCTGCACGACCCGGGCCAGAAACGACTCGCCCAAATGGTGCGACAGAACGCGGAGCGCCTGGCGCGCATCGCCGAGGAGGTGCTGGACATTGCGCGGGTGCAACACCAGATCAGCCACGCGCCCGCCTCCACACTGATGCTGGACGAATCCGTGGCCCAGATCTGCGCTGACTGGCAACGCCATGATCCGGCGCAGCGCCGCGCCACCATTTCACTGATGGCCCAGGGCGCCCAGATCGAGTTCGATACCGAGCATCTGCGGCGTGTCCTTTTCAACCTGCTGGACAACGCCCTGCGCTACAAGAGCCAGGAAAACGATTCCCTGATCATCACCACGCGCGTCAGCCCCTCAGGGCCCATCAGCCTGCAGGTGTGGAGCGATGGCGCGCCCATGGACAAATCAGTGGAGCGCCACCTGTTCGAGCCCTTCTTTTCCTCGGAAAGTCGATCCAGCGGACTGGGCCTGTATATCTGCCGTGAGCTGTGTCAGCGCCACGGCGCCTCCATTGGTTACCAGCGCCTGGTGTACGCCACAGCGCGCGGCAAGATCGGCGGTAATGCGTTCACCGTAGGTTTTCGCCGCAACACACGCCCCGCCGAAAATGCCACCCTTTTTGACACCATCGTGGTCTGA
- a CDS encoding sigma-54-dependent transcriptional regulator — MNAPTASILVIDDEPDLRTLYELTLLREGYRVETASSVQEARQQLKDQRFDAVITDMRLPDGFGMELLQDLRDQQRRERCVVMTAYGSAENAVEALRAGAFDYLTKPVDLKQFRSVVASAIQGTGGVPAPRSSRSPGRPGSSATEQAGTGEALDRLVGDSQAIRNVKQRIAKVARSMAPVLIHGESGTGKELVAKALHASSQRSDGPLVAVNCGAIPENLLEAEFFGARKGSYTGASQDRDGYFQAARGGTLFLDEIGDLPLAMQSKLLRAIQERSVRPLGSTQEETVDVRIVSATHRDLAADVLSGRFRQDLYYRLNVIEIVIPPLRERREDLPALCAALLARIAHESGIKPPALTERALSAIASHPLTGNVRELENLLHRAVALSDGDELHVECATSTAEAFGTRPAPPAPITEVPSGTHGASGPPPCATLPNDLQAWLDQQEREILVRALRESHFNRTATAARLGISLRQIRYRIARLNIAAPNDNDVHDDLA; from the coding sequence ATGAACGCCCCAACCGCCTCCATCCTTGTGATCGACGACGAGCCCGATCTGCGCACCCTGTACGAACTGACGCTGCTGCGCGAAGGCTACCGCGTGGAGACCGCCTCCAGCGTGCAGGAGGCGCGCCAGCAACTGAAAGACCAGCGGTTTGACGCCGTCATCACCGACATGCGCCTGCCCGACGGCTTTGGCATGGAGTTGTTGCAGGATTTGCGGGACCAGCAGCGCCGGGAGCGCTGCGTGGTCATGACGGCTTACGGCTCGGCCGAGAACGCCGTCGAGGCCCTGCGCGCAGGGGCATTCGACTACCTGACCAAGCCGGTGGATCTGAAACAGTTTCGCTCTGTGGTGGCATCTGCCATCCAGGGCACCGGCGGTGTGCCTGCCCCGCGCTCCAGCCGCAGCCCGGGTCGCCCAGGCAGCAGTGCGACCGAGCAGGCCGGCACCGGCGAGGCGCTGGACCGCCTCGTGGGCGATTCGCAGGCCATTCGCAATGTCAAGCAGCGCATCGCCAAGGTGGCCCGCAGCATGGCCCCGGTGCTGATACATGGCGAATCCGGCACAGGCAAGGAACTGGTGGCCAAGGCGCTGCACGCCAGCAGCCAGCGCTCTGACGGCCCGCTCGTTGCCGTCAATTGCGGTGCCATCCCTGAAAATCTGCTGGAAGCCGAATTTTTTGGCGCCCGCAAGGGTTCGTACACCGGCGCCAGCCAGGATCGCGACGGATATTTTCAGGCAGCACGCGGCGGCACCCTGTTTCTCGACGAAATCGGCGACCTGCCCCTGGCAATGCAATCGAAACTGCTGCGCGCCATACAAGAGCGCAGCGTGCGCCCCCTGGGTTCGACCCAGGAGGAGACCGTGGACGTGCGCATCGTGAGCGCCACCCACCGCGACCTCGCTGCCGACGTGCTGTCGGGGCGATTCCGCCAGGACCTGTATTACCGCCTGAACGTGATCGAGATCGTCATTCCGCCGCTGCGCGAGCGCCGGGAGGACCTGCCCGCCCTGTGCGCCGCCTTGCTGGCCCGCATTGCGCACGAATCGGGCATCAAGCCACCGGCGCTGACAGAGCGTGCGCTGAGCGCCATCGCCAGCCATCCCCTCACCGGCAACGTGCGCGAGCTGGAAAACCTGCTGCACCGCGCCGTGGCGCTGAGTGACGGAGACGAACTGCATGTGGAGTGCGCCACTTCCACCGCAGAGGCCTTCGGCACCCGGCCCGCCCCGCCAGCACCCATCACCGAAGTACCCTCTGGCACGCACGGGGCCAGTGGGCCACCCCCATGCGCCACGTTGCCCAATGACCTTCAGGCCTGGCTGGACCAGCAGGAGCGGGAGATCCTGGTGCGCGCACTGCGCGAGTCCCACTTCAACCGGACAGCCACTGCAGCACGGCTGGGCATCAGCCTGCGCCAGATCCGCTACCGCATTGCCCGCTTGAACATTGCTGCGCCGAACGACAACGACGTACATGACGACCTTGCCTGA